CGATGATCACGACGGTCACCCTGGATGAGGCCGAGTACCTCCCGCCGCCGCAGCGCTTCGAGGCCGGGACGCAGCCGGTGTCGCAGGCCGTGGCGCTGGCGGCCGCCGTGCGCTGGCTGGGCGCGCACGACCTCGCCGCTGCGCACGCGCACGAGGCCGCACTCGAGCGGCGCCTGCGCGAGGGGCTGCGTTCGATCGACGGCATCCGCCTGCTCGGAGACACGGATGCCGCCGAGCGCGTCGCTCTGCAGGCCTTCGCCGTCGACGGGGTGCACGCGCACGACGTGGGGCAGTTCCTCGACAGCCGCGGCGTCGCCGTGCGCGTCGGCCACCACTGCGCGCAGCCGCTGCACCGCCGGTTCGGCCTTACGGCATCGGTGCGGGCGAGCGCCGCCATCCACACGACCGAGGCCGAGGTCGACACGTTCCTCGACGCGGTGTCGGGCGTGCGCGGATTTTTCGGCGTCACGACGGCGGGAGTCGGCGCATGAGCGGGCTGCGGGGGAGTCTGGCCCGCCGGGGTCGGATCGAGGTCGGCGCGTGAGCGGCCTCGAAGCGCTATACCAGGAGCTCATCCTCGACCACGCCAAGAACCGTCGCGGGTTCGGTCTGGCCGAGCCCGGCGCGCACAGCGCCACGGTGCACCAGCGCAACCCGATCTGCGGCGACGAGATCACGCTGCGCGTCGACGTCGACGGTGACCGCGTGGCATCCGTCACCTGGGAGGGCGCGGGCTGCTCGATCTCGCAGTCGTCGGCCTCGATGCTCGTCGCACTGCTGCGGGAGGACGGCGGAGACGAAGGGATGCCGCGCGCCGACGTCGAGGCGCTGATCGCCGAGTTCCGCGAGGCGCTGCGCTCGCGCGGCAAGGTCCCTCTCGACGAGGAGACGTTCGCCGACGCCGCCGCGCTCTCGGGCGTCTCGAAGTACACCGCGCGCGTGAAGTGCGCGATGCTCGCCTGGGTCGCGCTGGAGGAAGGGCTGCGGCAGGCCTGAGGTCGCGCGAGCGTGGGACAGCCTCCGCACCGGGGCCGCGCACAACCTCCGCGATGCGCATGAACTCCGTCGCCCACGACCGAACCCGGCTGAGGTTGCGCACATCGCCGAGGATGCGCGCGCACCCTGCGGCCCCCGTGCCGACGGCCCCGCCGCAAGATGACCGCGCGCTGGCCGCACACAACCTCAGCAATACGTACAAACTCCGTCGCCCACGACCGAACCCGGCTGAGGTTGCGCACATCACCGAGGATGCATCCGCCCCGACGCGCGCTACCCTGCCGTGAGACCCGAGAGGACGGATGCCATGGCCACCGGATTCAGCGACGAAGAACGCGCGGCGATGAAGCAGCGGGCCGAGGAGCTCGCGGCCATGAAGGGCCTGAAGGGCCTGGCCAAGCTGCAGAAGGAGAACGAGGCCTGCCTCGAGGCGATCGAGAAGCTCGAGGGCGTCGACCGTG
The DNA window shown above is from Microbacterium proteolyticum and carries:
- the sufU gene encoding Fe-S cluster assembly sulfur transfer protein SufU, which gives rise to MSGLEALYQELILDHAKNRRGFGLAEPGAHSATVHQRNPICGDEITLRVDVDGDRVASVTWEGAGCSISQSSASMLVALLREDGGDEGMPRADVEALIAEFREALRSRGKVPLDEETFADAAALSGVSKYTARVKCAMLAWVALEEGLRQA